The window ATTGCTGTAGGTCCAATTTCCACCAGCAGAATCCATTTGCATAGGGGAACAGTCTGTACCAGCTTTCTGTAATTTCTCCCTTTTTCTTACatcattttctgaaaaacatgtaaaatgtgtacTGATCAAGTGCTCAGTACGATGACTTTGAACTTGTGATCATTCTAATTCTTCCACACAACACAATGTGTCAAAAGGTCAGAAAGATTCACACGGTTTTCAGTCATcaacatatttattaaatattcttaaaaaaaaaatagcaaaagcaGCATGCAAATAAAACCAATTAGCCCTGGTATAATCAAAAAGGACAGAGCTATTaggacagatttttttaaatcggatttatttttcacattttaatcatATTTAGGTCGAAAGACACCAAAATACCTTCaccaaataataaaatattcataagcAACAATACTGAGCTAAGAAGTTGTCAGCAGAGATAAGTCGATGGTAGATGAGTGCAATCAGAGTAAGCTGGAGACAGGTGAGAACATctcctgaaatcattcaggGCTTCTGGGCTGGAGCCTctgactcctcctcctcctcatcttcgTACATCTCCTCTTCGTCCTCCGCCGTAGCATCCTGGTACTGCTGGTACTCGGACACCAGGTCGTTCATGTTGCTCTCGGCCTCGGTGAACTCCATCTCATCCATACCCTCGCCCGTGTACCAGTGCAAGAAGGCCTTGCGGCGGAACATGGCCGAGAACTGCTCGGAGATGCGCTTGAAGAGCTCCTGGATGGCCGTGCTGTTGCCGATGAAGGTGGAGGACATCTTGAGGCCACGGGGAGGGATATCGCACACAGCCACCTTCACGTTGTTGGGAATCCACTCGACGAAGTAGCTGCTGTTCTTGCTCTGGATGGCCAGCATCTGCTCGTCCACCTCCTTCATGGACATGCGGCCACGGAAAACAGTGGCTACGGTGAGGTAGCGGCCGTGGCGCGGGTCACAAGCCGCCATCATGTTCTTGGCATCGAACATTTGCAGTGTAAGTTCAGGTACTGTAAGGGCGCGGTACTGCTGGCTGCCCCTGGCCGTCAGGGGAGCAAAACCGGGCATGAAGAAGTGCAGGCGGGGGAAGGGCACCATGTTGACGGCCAGCTTGCGCAGGTCGGCGTTAAGCTGGCCGGGGAAGCGCAGGGAGGTGGTGACCCCGCTCATGGTGGCAGACACGAGGTGGTTGAGGTCCCCGTAGGTGGGCGTGGCCAGTTTGAGCGTGCGGAAGCAGATGTCGTAGAGCGCCTCGTTGTCGATGCAGTACGTCTCGTCCGTGTTCTCCACTAGCTGGTGGATGGACAGCGTGGCGTTATAGGGCTCCACCACCGTGTCTGACACCTTGGGGGAAGGCACCACGCTGAACGTGTTCATGATGCGATCCGGGTACTCCTCCCGCACTTTACTGATCAACAGGGTGCCCATACCGGAGCCCGTGCCGCCGCCCAGCGAGTGCGTCAGCTGGAAGCCCTGGAGGCAGTCACAGTTCTCGCACTCCTTCCTCACCACGTCCAGCACCGCGTCAACAAGCTCCGCCCCCTCTGTGTAGTGGCCCTTGGCCCAGTTGTTCCCGGCTCCACTTTGGCCTGCAGGGCAACAACAGCCCTGAAATGAGGGTGATTCATCCCGCAAAACATGAAATTCATCACATAAAACTTATGTATCCCTATATATTTCTGGCATGTTCGAGGACTGCACTGTTAATGAGGTACAGATTAATattagtgttaaaaaaaaaaaacagcattgacGGTGCCCtgcagaaataatattttagaTTAAATAAGATGCAAAAAGGAAGAATTTAAAGTTCCTTTACGCATATTTTAATCAAGGCAGAACAAGATCTCATGTCCCTTTTCCTGAGAGCTGTTCTGCAGCGATTTCTTCCTCTATTTAAATTATCTGTGTCACAAACCCTGTGGCTGCAGCTTCTTCCCTGCTCATCCACACAAGCAGCTCAATGTGTGCAAGTGTGGCAGAGGTGGTCAGGAAGGCTGTGCTCCAGCTGTCAGTTATCCAGGGCCAGATGTTGGCGTATGTGATGCCTGCTGTTTCACCACCGCTGACTGTTCTGGTTTACCACTTTGCCCCGGAATACGACAGCGAATGTCATTTACTTCCCCGTTGAACTGAATTCCCTGTACGTTTCATGCATTTGcagtaaaatttgcattttagcAATAAAAGGAAGAGACAGCCACATAACCGGTGCAAGTAAACTTCAGGGTTTTGACCCACATCTACACATCTTTCGTTGCTTTTATCCTATCACTTTAGTGGCACTTTTTAACGTTTGCCGTACACAGGAGGAGGTTAATACTTCTGGAAGACATACGGAAAATACTTagttttttctaaaataattcCGGGTTGTTTCCATGGTTTTAAAATGTCTCTGAGGTCAGAGGAAAGTCTTCTGCTCATCACTCTATGAAGGACAACGGAAAGGACTCCACTGACCAAAGATGAAGTTGTCTGGTCTGAAGAGGTGGCCGAACGCCCCGGAGCGCACGCTGTCCATGGTGCCGGGCTCCAGGTCCACCAGGATGGCTCGTGGAACGTACTTGGAAGCTATGGAAAGGTGCCAAGGACAGGAAGGCAACTGCTCACAGAACATTATTCTTAAATCTTTGGACAGCAGGCATCATCTAAACATTTATCAAACTATAAGATGCcttttaaaattaactattaaaatCAGTGTTGCAGAACAGCAGATAAGTATTTTTATAATTAAGAATAAATGTGGTTTCGTAATTAAAACGGCATATTGGATCCTTGTACACAAGTCATGCTCTGCCAAGGTTACACTGCTATCACTGCGACTCACAGGAGGCCTCATTGTAATAGACACTAATCCTCTCCAGCTGCAGGTCAGAGTCGCCAACATAGTTCCCCGCCGGATCGATGCCATGCTCGTCGCTGATCACCTCCCAGAACTGTAGGGCAAACACACCTCGCAAGACTCAAGGGCACAGCTAAACAATGTACAGAACcagagtaaaataaattaacatgtaCAAATCAACAAAGTATAGACTGACAGAGCAGGTCTGCCACAGTTAAGTGTCTGTATGAAACAgatatatatttgtaaatattttatatagtaTCTGTTCCCCCCCCTGCCCACTTTACTTAATAAACAGCTTTGGCACTGCATGAGTTATTGTGACTTACCATCAGTTAAAGAAAAACCCTGGAGGAAGCATGTTCGCCCCCCACCGACAACACAAGGTGTGATGCGCTAAATATTGTAGAGAGAATATGTACAGTGGAGTCCATATGTTCAAATCAGGCTAATTTACTATGAATATGGATACAATTAATCCTTTCCCATAACCGCATTTTACTGGATTCAGCTCTGGACACGGCATCTTCTGTGTGTTCATCTCACACAGAAGATGCCGTGTCAACGGATGCCGCCGATTGCCAACGACAGGAAGGCCAGCGGTCTGCCCTGATGCGACCACCGGAGACGGCACCTCTGGGTGTCTCCTCTGGACAGGACAAGTTCAACATAGCAATCACAACAACGAGAACTTTTCAAGCACTAGTAGATCCATGGTGTCAGGAGCACCCAGCCACAGCAGAGAGAATTTTTGTtgctgttcatttatttctgttttgatcAGATgaactgtatataaatatgaatcCCCTATGATCAGGCAATGCTGCACAGAGGAGCAACTGTGGCCGAGACATTTTGATAGTGTTGCATTTGGTTCTTAAGGAAGATCTTGGTTTTGTTACTTGGGGTCTCAAAGGTTCAGTAACGAGAGCAAAAAGCTGCGACACACTAGAGTATGTCCCCTCGAGGGGTGACCAGGCGTGGGGCGGTTGTGGAAGGCCTTCCAGAAAAACTCCATGTTGACAAGACTCAAGAATGCAAATTAAACAGAAGCACAAACCGAACAACAAACTCCGGAGCCTTCTCAGCTCTTCATCTCTGTTCCTTTAAAAAGGAACTTGTTTCGCTGTTCCGTCAAGAACCCAGTCTGCCTCAATTGAATAATTTACGTTAGAAATAGAGTGCGCTTCGGTCAAATTTTGACCGTTTCTGGCACCGCTTTCAAAAAGCGGAGAAAGAAAGGGGTCTCAGCTTCATTCCCACACTCCTGGATCAGACCTCGCACTTTCAAAATAGTGATTTCAGCAGCACCTTCCAGAGAAAATTTGAGACTAATGATCCAGAAAAAATGGAATGGAtgaaaaagacagcagcacttcaaaattgttttaatgcaCGTATTGAATATTAGAA of the Scleropages formosus chromosome 7, fSclFor1.1, whole genome shotgun sequence genome contains:
- the LOC108926323 gene encoding tubulin beta-3 chain-like, whose product is MREIVHIQAGQCGNQIGAKFWEVISDEHGIDPAGNYVGDSDLQLERISVYYNEASSSKYVPRAILVDLEPGTMDSVRSGAFGHLFRPDNFIFGQSGAGNNWAKGHYTEGAELVDAVLDVVRKECENCDCLQGFQLTHSLGGGTGSGMGTLLISKVREEYPDRIMNTFSVVPSPKVSDTVVEPYNATLSIHQLVENTDETYCIDNEALYDICFRTLKLATPTYGDLNHLVSATMSGVTTSLRFPGQLNADLRKLAVNMVPFPRLHFFMPGFAPLTARGSQQYRALTVPELTLQMFDAKNMMAACDPRHGRYLTVATVFRGRMSMKEVDEQMLAIQSKNSSYFVEWIPNNVKVAVCDIPPRGLKMSSTFIGNSTAIQELFKRISEQFSAMFRRKAFLHWYTGEGMDEMEFTEAESNMNDLVSEYQQYQDATAEDEEEMYEDEEEEESEAPAQKP